Proteins from one methanogenic archaeon mixed culture ISO4-G1 genomic window:
- a CDS encoding TPR repeat-containing protein, whose translation MSSDPEYDACSRAKRQFESGNPQGAVNTLEEYLKTDPHNCKVRLQLAQHIIYGLKDIEYGLMQLEVILDIDPGYTDAILAQVAVSSQYKKYNVQTDEKFRKLLEVNPSADMYNEYARFLRNQMIDFKKAAEYYEKAIELSPNRYEYHQNYAALLLNDLKDYQKAKEELEILMELKPADKKIKDNYDRLMREKFDKDGNVRKSRFSFLKR comes from the coding sequence ATGAGCAGCGACCCCGAGTACGATGCATGCAGCAGAGCGAAGAGGCAGTTCGAGAGCGGTAACCCGCAGGGAGCGGTGAACACCCTCGAGGAGTACCTCAAGACCGATCCCCACAACTGCAAGGTGAGGCTCCAGCTTGCGCAGCACATCATCTACGGGCTCAAGGACATCGAGTACGGCCTAATGCAGCTGGAGGTCATCCTTGACATCGATCCGGGTTATACAGATGCCATCCTGGCCCAGGTCGCGGTATCCTCGCAGTACAAGAAGTACAACGTCCAGACCGACGAGAAGTTCAGGAAGCTGCTGGAGGTCAATCCCTCCGCCGATATGTACAACGAGTATGCCAGGTTCCTCAGGAATCAGATGATTGATTTCAAGAAGGCCGCAGAATACTACGAGAAGGCGATCGAGCTGTCGCCCAACAGGTACGAGTACCACCAGAACTACGCCGCCCTCCTCCTGAACGACCTGAAGGACTATCAGAAGGCGAAGGAGGAGCTGGAGATCCTGATGGAGCTCAAGCCTGCGGACAAGAAGATCAAGGACAACTACGACCGTCTTATGCGCGAGAAGTTCGACAAGGACGGCAACGTGAGAAAGTCCCGTTTCTCGTTCCTCAAGCGCTGA
- a CDS encoding cobaltochelatase subunit, whose product MSEKEVNLQFPFVRIVGQEDMKRALLLNIIDPGIGGVLLRGEKGTAKSTTVRSLTQILPEVNAIEGCQFHCNPDNQRYLCEDCKKKMESGKYNVIKRNMQVVELPLNATEDRISGSLDIEHVLRTGERKYEGGVLAQANGNLLYVDEVNLLDDHIVDLLLDSAAMGRNFVEREGISYSHPAKFVLIGSMNPEEGTLRPQLMDRFGMCVEIKSERDPQVRVEVIKRRLAFDADPEGYTEACKADTEELKQRIARAKELVGKIDVPDNVLNAIAMVSIGFVMEGHRADIAMIRAAKANAALDGRTKIEFKDISTTAPLILRHRLKSGPFEEANFRQNELDSIIRGYL is encoded by the coding sequence ATGTCAGAGAAAGAGGTCAACCTGCAGTTCCCCTTCGTCCGCATAGTTGGACAGGAGGATATGAAGCGCGCACTGTTGTTGAATATCATCGATCCAGGGATCGGGGGCGTGCTGCTCAGAGGGGAGAAGGGTACGGCCAAATCCACCACCGTGCGTTCCCTAACGCAGATCCTCCCGGAGGTCAACGCCATAGAGGGATGCCAGTTCCACTGCAACCCCGACAACCAGAGATACCTCTGCGAGGACTGCAAGAAAAAGATGGAATCCGGCAAGTACAATGTCATAAAACGCAACATGCAGGTGGTGGAGCTCCCGCTCAACGCCACCGAGGACCGTATCTCCGGAAGCCTGGACATCGAACATGTCCTCCGCACCGGGGAGAGGAAATACGAGGGAGGTGTGCTGGCACAGGCCAACGGCAACCTTCTGTACGTCGACGAGGTCAATCTCCTGGACGACCATATCGTCGACCTGCTTCTGGATTCAGCGGCGATGGGCCGCAACTTCGTCGAGAGGGAAGGGATCTCGTACTCCCACCCTGCCAAGTTCGTACTCATCGGTTCCATGAACCCCGAGGAGGGAACGCTCCGCCCCCAGCTCATGGACCGTTTCGGAATGTGCGTCGAGATCAAGAGCGAGAGGGACCCTCAGGTCAGGGTCGAGGTCATCAAACGCAGGCTCGCGTTCGATGCGGATCCCGAAGGATACACCGAGGCCTGCAAGGCCGACACCGAGGAGCTCAAGCAGAGGATCGCCCGCGCAAAGGAACTCGTCGGCAAGATCGATGTCCCTGACAACGTCCTGAACGCCATCGCGATGGTCTCCATCGGATTCGTCATGGAAGGGCACCGTGCCGATATCGCCATGATACGCGCCGCCAAGGCAAATGCCGCACTCGACGGCAGGACGAAGATCGAGTTCAAGGACATCTCCACTACGGCGCCGCTCATCCTGCGCCACCGTCTCAAGTCCGGTCCGTTCGAGGAGGCCAACTTCCGCCAGAACGAGCTGGATTCCATCATCAGGGG